A single Muntiacus reevesi chromosome 9, mMunRee1.1, whole genome shotgun sequence DNA region contains:
- the TREH gene encoding trehalase, with amino-acid sequence MQGRTWGLRLLLLLGLRLGSQEALPPPCESQSYCHGELLHQVQMAKLYQDDKQFVDMPLSLAPDQVLRRFRELAQAHNLSIPRQELQVFVQEHFQAVRRELQPWTPGDWRDSPQFLQKILDPKLGAWAGQLHQLWKKLGKKVKPEVLIHPEQFSLIYSRHPFIVPGGRFVGFYYWDSYWVMEGLLLSEMPETVKGMLQNFLDLVQTYGHIPNGARVYYLQRSQPPLLTLMMNRYVAHTNDTAFLWDHIETLASELDFWSKNRSISVNSGGKSYILNRYEVPYGDPRPESYSKDAELAATLPEGNRDTLLAELKAGAEPGWDFSPRWLLGGPNPSSLSSIRTSKLVPVDLNAFLCQAEGLMSNFYSRLGNDSEAAKYRNLRAQRMAALKDVLRDEGKGAWFDYDLENEKKKLEFYPSNFASLWAGCLPDPDDVDKALKCLEDSRILTYQYGIPNSLQKTGQQWDFPNAWAPLQGLVIRGLAKSPSAKAQEVAFQLAQNWIRTNFDVYSKKSAMYEKYDISNGGQPGGGGEYGVQEGFGWTSGVALMLLDRYGDRLSSGAQTAFLEPHCLAAALLLSLLPQWQASRSPSGCSS; translated from the exons ATGCAGGGGAGGACCTGGGGGCTGCGTCTGCTGCTCCTGCTGGGGTTGCGGCTGGGGTCCCAGgaggccctgcccccaccctgtgaAAG CCAGAGTTACTGCCATGGGGAGCTTCTGCACCAAGTTCAGATGGCCAAACTCTACCAGGATGATAAGCAGTTTGTGGACATGCCTCTGTCCTTAGCTCCAG ACCAAGTCCTGAGGCGCTTCCGCGAGCTGGCCCAGGCCCACAACCTCAGCATCCCCCGACAGGAGCTGCAAGTGTTCGTCCAAGAACACTTCCAGGCTGTGAGGCGGGAGCTGCAGCCCTGGACCCCCGGGGACTGGAGAGACAG CCCTCAGTTTCTGCAGAAGATATTGGACCCCAAGCTGGGAGCCTGGGCAGGGCAGCTGCACCAACTCTGGAAGAAGCTGGGGAAGAAG GTGAAGCCAGAGGTCCTCATCCACCCTGAGCAGTTCTCGCTGATCTACTCAAGACACCCCTTCATCGTGCCCGGTGGGCGCTTTGTGGGGTTCTACTACTG ggactcctACTGGGTGATGGAGGGTCTGCTCCTCTCTGAGATGCCGGAGACGGTGAAGGGCATGCTGCAGAACTTCCTGGACCTGGTGCAGAC GTATGGACACATCCCCAACGGGGCCCGTGTGTACTACTTGCAACGGAGCCAGCCCCCGCTCCTGACCCTCATGATGAACCGCTACGTGGCCCACACCAATGACACCGCCTTCCTATG GGACCACATTGAGACCCTGGCCTCAGAGCTAGACTTTTGGAGTAAGAACAGGAGCATCTCTGTGAACTCCGGGGGAAAGAGCTACATCCTGAACCGCTATGAAGTCCCTTACGGGGATCCCAG GCCGGAGTCTTACAGCAAAGACGCAGAGCTGGCCGCCACCCTGCCGGAAG GAAACCGGGACACTCTGCTGGCTGAGCTCAAGGCCGGGGCCGAACCCGGCTGGGACTTCTCCCCACGCTGGCTCCTGGGAGGCCCGAACCCCAGTTCGCTCAGCAGCATCCGAACCAGCAAGCTGGTGCCGGTTGACCTCAACGCCTTCCTGTGCCAGGCGGAGGGGCTCATGAGCAACTTCTACTCCAGACTGG GGAATGACTCTGAAGCCGCGAAGTACAGAAATCTGCGAGCCCAGCGCATGGCTGCCCTGAAGGACGTCCTGCGGGATGAGGGCAAAGGGGCCTGGTTTGACTATGACCTTGAGAATGAGAAGAAGAAACTGGAGTTTTACCCATCGAACTTTGCCTCTCTCTGGGCCGGCTGCTTGCCTGACCCAGACGATGTGGATAAGGCTCTGAAATGCCTGGAG GACAGCCGGATCCTCACCTACCAGTATGGAATCCCGAACTCTCTCCAGAAGACAGGCCAGCAATGGGACTTCCCCAATGCCTGGGCCCCCCTGCAGGGCCTGGTCATCAGAG GTCTGGCCAAGTCTCCTTCAGCCAAAGCCCAGGAGGTAGCTTTCCAGCTGGCCCAGAATTGGATCCGAACCAACTTTGATGTCTACTCCAAAAAGTCAGCCATGTATGAGA aatatgACATCAGCAACGGTGGGCAGCCAGGTGGTGGAGGGGAGTATGGAGTTCAG GAGGGCTTTGGCTGGACCAGTGGCGTGGCCCTGATGCTGCTGGACCGCTATGGGGACCGGCTGAGCTCGGGGGCGCAGACTGCTTTCCTGGAGCCCCACTGCCTCGCAGCCGCCCTCTTGCTCAGCCTCCTGCCACAGTGGCAGGCCTCCAGGTCCCCATCTGGCTGCAGCTCCTGA